One Clostridia bacterium genomic window, ATTCATACACGTTTTTGAATGGAGTTTTTTCACTTTCAAAGCTCCAGTAAATCTGCGGACAAATATAATCGATATATCCGCCGTCGATCCACGCGGTCGCGTCCGCGAATAAATCATAATATCCTTCGGTAGACGCCTCGGTCGCGGATCCGCCGTTGGCGCCGTCGTCGTTAGCCCAAATCCCGAATGGCGAAATACCGAATTCGAGCTCTTGGTTGACAATTTTCAGAGAGGTATACAATCCTTTTACAAGCTCGTTTACGCAGTCTCTGCGCCAGTTTTCGAGCGTTTTTTCGACGCCGTACCGCTCATACTGCGCCGAATCGTCAAATTCGAGCGTTTGCCCGTCCGAATCTATCGGATACGGATAGAAATAATCGTCCATATGTACGCCCGCAACGTCGTAATTCTCCGCTATTTCGACCGCGCCGTCGATTATCAGCTGCCTTACCTCCGGAATCCCGGGGTTGAAATACAGCGCGCCTCCGTACCGGACAACCCATTCAGGATGCAACCGCGCGGGGTGATTTTCGCCGAGCGAATCAAGGTCGGTATTCGGATACTTTAGCGATCCGACGGTGACGCGGTAAGGGTTTATCCACGCGTGCACGCGAATATCCTTTTTCTTTGCTTCATTTATGAATAGTTCCAGCGGATCGCATCCGGGATCCTTTCCCTGAACGCCTGTCAGAACGTCGGACCACGGGAATATTTCGGATTTACAGAGCGAATCCGCGCTCGGACGAACCTGCAAATAGACGGTATTAAGCCCCAATGAAACGCATTTTTCGCATATTTCCGCGGCTTCCGACGCAAGCTCATCTGACGTCATATTATATTTGGTGGGATAATTAAGATTATAGACTGAGGCGATCCATACCGCGAAGGTCTCCCCTTTTTCCCCTGCCCGTTCGGTCTCCCCTTCCGGTACGGAAAAAGAGGCGCTGTTAAACGCCTCTTTAACGGATTTTGAAGTAAACACATACGGAATAAGCGCCGACGCGACGCAGAACAACGCTATAACAAGAACAAGTACGCCGTTTCGCTTCATATCAATAGTAAGCTTCTCCGCTGTAATACTGATAAAGCATATTATAGTAATCGTCCATCGCCTTGTTGTAATTCGCGTGGATATCGGCGAACGGAACGTCCGCAGAGGCGGCCTCATACTGTTCCGCGAAGTTCGCTACCTCGGCGTCGGTTTCGCAGCCCATGAATCGCGCTGCCTGCTCAACGGTTCCGCTGTCAAGCAGCTTTCCGAGCGTCATTTCGAGGTCGATGGTTTCCGGCGTATACCCGTAAATCGCAATCATTTCGGGGAAACTGTCCACGCCGGTTTCTTCTGCTTCTTTAGCGAAGGTTTCTTTATAGAACGAAAGCTTTATCGCGTTATAGAAGTCGGAGTATGACGACCTTAAATTCACGTTGTCGTCAAGATGATAAGTCTCTTTAAACTCTGATAACGTAGTTCCGTCCTGCTGAAGCATCCACTGAACCGTGAATCTGCCGGCGGTAAGATACTGAGCGAGGTCTTTTTCATATACGCATTCGGTGCTCAGCTCGTAGAAATTCTTGACCGGCTGCCCCTTCGCCCCGTAAGAGCATTCATACCAGCTGCCGTACTGCGCTATATATGCGTTCCATTCGTCCGCGTTTGTGTTTATGTATTTGTAGTACTCGTCGTATATTTCAAAATAACGCTTGCTGATCGTCGCAAACTTATCGTCGGGAGAAGCTCCGAAATAAGCGGCGAAATCGCCGATTTTTTCCGGATCGAAGCCGAGGTATTCCGCGCTTACGCTGATCGGCGCAGCGTCAAGTACTTCCCCGAGCGACTTACCGAGCGTATCGTCGGAAGACAAGCCGAAGAAGCGGATTATCTCGTCGTATTCGTCTACGCTGTTTTCCTTGAAATACGCGAGCGTCATACCGTTGCTGAACTCGGCATAAGTCGATTTCTCGGTAACGGAATCGTTAAGATGATACTCCGCCTTGATCTCATCAAACGTCTTACCGGTCGCATCCATAAGCTGCTTCACGGAAAAACTCCCGTCTGAAGGCGCTTCGGGAGCGATTCTGACGGAGTCGTATATCGGCTCTTTCGCGGGACCGCCACGATCGATTTTTATGAAATTAAGCGCAAATACGCCGCCGAAGAAAACCACGAAGGTTATAAGCATTATGATGATGGGATGGGATTTTGCCTTGAAATACTTCGTCTGCAGAGCGCCTTTCTTCGGACACGCGGCTACGCAACGCTGGCATGCTATACATTCGGCGAAATCCATCCTGCCGTTGACGGAAGCGACGTCGATGCCCATAGGACAAGCTTCGGAGCATTTCCCGCAGTTTACGCAGTAACTGTCTCCGGATTCATTACGGCCGTCCGTCTCCGGCTCGACATCATATTCCTGATAGTCTTCATCATCGAATGTCTCATCGCCTTCGTCATATTCATCGTTACAATAGTCTATCTCAACGGCTTCTTCAGTATTTTCTCTTTCGTCGATCTCTTCAAGTTCTTCGGCCTCTTCGCTGTCTATCGGAGTGACGGATTCATCGACGAGCGCGTCGGGCGCGGACTGAAGTGCGCAATCTTCGCATTCCGGCTTGACGTTGCGGAAAACGTGAAGTCCGCTTAAGCTGCCGAAAACAGCGTACAGCGCGCCGAGCGGGCAAGCGTACTTGCAGTAGAACCTCTGAAAGAAAAACGAACCCACGAGCGAAATAACAAGCACAACAAAGCTTGCGATATATCCGCCTACTATCAGGTTGTTGGAAAGTATGCTCTTGAAAGCGATCCACGGATCTATGTATGCAAAAGCATCCGAGCCCTGCGCTAGCCCGAGAAAACTGCGGAAGAACTCGATTCCGGTAAAATACGCAAGCAGGACGGAAAGCACAAGGAATACGTACTTCAGAGTGCGAAGGGCTTTATCGACCTTCGCGGGAATTGTCGGTCGTTTTTTAAGAACTTTCGCACCGAGGTTACCAATAAACTCCTGCAGCGCGCCGAAGGCGCAGAGAAATCCGCAGAAAACGCGGTTGAGCAGTATCGCCATCAAAATAAGAAACAGGAAAAACACGCTCGCCGAGGCAAAAGGATCAGAGAAGAATTCGAGCCCTGTTATCGTATTAAGAAATCTGCCGAACGCCTCAAACGGACAGAGCGCATGAAATGCGGGCACTTCGGCATAACGGTTTATGAACCCGTGTATCACCGCTTCTGCCACCATATAGCCGAGTATCGCTCCGAGCGACACGTAGCGCAGAACGGTAAATACTTTCATCGACTTCTGTTTTTTCATTGAGTTCACCTTTTCCTTACTGTTTGCAAACGCAGTCATTTTACCAGCTTATTGACAAAGCGTGTCATGAACGGCTTTTTAAGGAATCCGCCGACAATCGGCACGGTCGAAAGATCGCCTTTATCAACAGCCCTGAACTTCAAGGCAAAAATGAAATACGTCAATCCGCCGACAGCGACACACACCGCGGCAAGGACGGCGTTCGTGATATATGCATAGTTGCCTGTACGGATAAGGAGATACCGAACGCCGTACATAATCCCGAAAACAACCGCGGCCATTACGGCGGTCGCCAAAAGCGGTCTCATCGAAAGCCCGGGAAGATTCAGTTTTATTCCCGTTCTGCGAACGACAGCGGCGTAATCAAGCGCCAGAACAAGCAGATAGCAAACGTACGTGCTGATGATGGCCCCCATAATATTAAGTTTAGTGGAAATCAATAGGTAGTTCAAAGCGAGCTTGACCGCAAGGCCGATTGTCATATTGATAGGCGCGGTTTTAAAATCTCCCGTTCCCTGCAGTATCGACGTCATGACCTGGACGATGCTGACGATTATTATAGACCATACGCCCGAAATTATCAGAACATGAGGATCCGCGACTCCGGCGACCGGCGTGACACGGTTCCCCGGGAAAAGCAGATAAATGATCGGATTTGCAAGTATCGCCAGACCGGCGCAGCAAGGCATCGTTATAAGGAACGACGCTCTTACGGAGTTTTTCATTTTGCGCTCAAGAAGGGATTTGTCGTTCTTTGCGGCGACCTGTGAAATACCCGGAAGTATAGTCGCCGGAAGTGTTGCGGCAATGCCGAGGACTATGTTCGTCGTCTTATGGTACTGCGTTGAGAAAATACCGTAGATCGTGTTTCTCAAGTTTTCATCGGCAAATCCGGCGGCGACGAGGCGGCGCTTTATAAAACTGACGTCTATCAGATTAGCGAGATAGACCATCGCCGCGCCGAGCACTATCGGAATCGCGGTAGAGATGATTATCTTTACCAGCTTCAT contains:
- a CDS encoding family 10 glycosylhydrolase, whose translation is MKRNGVLVLVIALFCVASALIPYVFTSKSVKEAFNSASFSVPEGETERAGEKGETFAVWIASVYNLNYPTKYNMTSDELASEAAEICEKCVSLGLNTVYLQVRPSADSLCKSEIFPWSDVLTGVQGKDPGCDPLELFINEAKKKDIRVHAWINPYRVTVGSLKYPNTDLDSLGENHPARLHPEWVVRYGGALYFNPGIPEVRQLIIDGAVEIAENYDVAGVHMDDYFYPYPIDSDGQTLEFDDSAQYERYGVEKTLENWRRDCVNELVKGLYTSLKIVNQELEFGISPFGIWANDDGANGGSATEASTEGYYDLFADATAWIDGGYIDYICPQIYWSFESEKTPFKNVYEWWSETVKGTGVKLIPGIAAYRLNETETPGWDRITQVSEQLRYVREKANASGAAFYGYEQLAVESEAVSMCAAEIKAWKNE
- a CDS encoding polysaccharide biosynthesis protein, producing MIKEQSTAKGFAFMSTANLICRSLSILYIPILTRFLGDVGNGIYSAGYTVFTLLFEITYMGIPVAISRMVAKYNAEKRYFDSLRTFKFAAGLLVLLGLICGGVMAVFCRPIADKILDTKDAWMTILLLSPAILFSSFSGAIRGFFQGQKNMTYTSVSQIIEQILNAITTPLLAYLFIEYAKGQGMDRGMQLVYGAGGGALGTFLGALGSSLYLLFVLGRHYKPIKAEANKDYIENKTLLRESNMKLVKIIISTAIPIVLGAAMVYLANLIDVSFIKRRLVAAGFADENLRNTIYGIFSTQYHKTTNIVLGIAATLPATILPGISQVAAKNDKSLLERKMKNSVRASFLITMPCCAGLAILANPIIYLLFPGNRVTPVAGVADPHVLIISGVWSIIIVSIVQVMTSILQGTGDFKTAPINMTIGLAVKLALNYLLISTKLNIMGAIISTYVCYLLVLALDYAAVVRRTGIKLNLPGLSMRPLLATAVMAAVVFGIMYGVRYLLIRTGNYAYITNAVLAAVCVAVGGLTYFIFALKFRAVDKGDLSTVPIVGGFLKKPFMTRFVNKLVK
- a CDS encoding 4Fe-4S binding protein; its protein translation is MKKQKSMKVFTVLRYVSLGAILGYMVAEAVIHGFINRYAEVPAFHALCPFEAFGRFLNTITGLEFFSDPFASASVFFLFLILMAILLNRVFCGFLCAFGALQEFIGNLGAKVLKKRPTIPAKVDKALRTLKYVFLVLSVLLAYFTGIEFFRSFLGLAQGSDAFAYIDPWIAFKSILSNNLIVGGYIASFVVLVISLVGSFFFQRFYCKYACPLGALYAVFGSLSGLHVFRNVKPECEDCALQSAPDALVDESVTPIDSEEAEELEEIDERENTEEAVEIDYCNDEYDEGDETFDDEDYQEYDVEPETDGRNESGDSYCVNCGKCSEACPMGIDVASVNGRMDFAECIACQRCVAACPKKGALQTKYFKAKSHPIIIMLITFVVFFGGVFALNFIKIDRGGPAKEPIYDSVRIAPEAPSDGSFSVKQLMDATGKTFDEIKAEYHLNDSVTEKSTYAEFSNGMTLAYFKENSVDEYDEIIRFFGLSSDDTLGKSLGEVLDAAPISVSAEYLGFDPEKIGDFAAYFGASPDDKFATISKRYFEIYDEYYKYINTNADEWNAYIAQYGSWYECSYGAKGQPVKNFYELSTECVYEKDLAQYLTAGRFTVQWMLQQDGTTLSEFKETYHLDDNVNLRSSYSDFYNAIKLSFYKETFAKEAEETGVDSFPEMIAIYGYTPETIDLEMTLGKLLDSGTVEQAARFMGCETDAEVANFAEQYEAASADVPFADIHANYNKAMDDYYNMLYQYYSGEAYY